Proteins from one Candidatus Hydrogenedens sp. genomic window:
- the icd gene encoding isocitrate dehydrogenase (NADP(+)), whose amino-acid sequence MANSLINVPKGEKIVFKDGMVQTPNQPIIGFIEGDGIGPDIWKASKFLFDSAVEFCYGKKRKIAWMELYAGEKAKKIANTYLPDETLEKIREYRITIKGPLTTPVGGGFRSLNVTLRQMLDLFACVRPVRYFPGVPSPVKNPNDVDVVIFRENTEDVYAGFEFPSGSPEATRLIEFCQKEFGWKIKPDSGIGIKPISETGSKRLIRSAIKYALAHGRRSVTLVHKGNIMKYTEGAFLNWGYELVREEFADVAVCWNDCNGDPGNKLLVKDTIADIFLQQILTRPREFDVIATMNLNGDYMSDAIAAQVGGIGIAPGANINYENGFAIFEATHGTAPKYANLDKVNPSSLILSGVMMFEYIGWNEVAEVILRGLTKTFQDRIVTYDFARLTTGAQEVKCSEFAGAVVARFGKNGH is encoded by the coding sequence ATGGCAAACTCTTTAATTAACGTTCCGAAAGGTGAAAAAATAGTTTTTAAAGATGGAATGGTGCAAACTCCAAATCAACCTATTATCGGTTTCATAGAAGGTGATGGAATAGGTCCTGATATATGGAAAGCGTCTAAATTTTTATTTGATTCGGCTGTGGAGTTTTGTTACGGCAAGAAAAGGAAAATTGCCTGGATGGAATTATATGCAGGTGAAAAAGCCAAAAAGATTGCTAATACCTATCTTCCGGATGAGACATTGGAGAAGATTAGAGAGTACCGAATTACAATAAAGGGGCCATTAACGACCCCTGTCGGTGGTGGTTTTCGGAGTTTAAATGTAACACTAAGGCAAATGCTTGATTTATTTGCTTGTGTTCGTCCCGTTCGCTATTTTCCGGGTGTTCCGAGTCCAGTAAAGAATCCAAATGATGTTGATGTTGTTATTTTCCGTGAAAATACAGAGGATGTTTATGCGGGTTTTGAATTTCCGTCGGGCTCACCAGAGGCAACGAGACTTATCGAGTTCTGTCAAAAGGAGTTCGGCTGGAAAATTAAGCCTGATTCTGGAATCGGTATTAAACCTATTAGCGAAACAGGTTCAAAGAGGCTTATCCGCTCCGCAATAAAATATGCATTAGCCCATGGGAGACGTTCCGTTACCCTTGTTCATAAAGGGAATATAATGAAATATACTGAAGGTGCCTTTCTGAACTGGGGGTATGAATTAGTACGTGAAGAATTTGCAGATGTTGCTGTTTGTTGGAATGATTGTAATGGGGATCCAGGAAATAAACTCCTTGTTAAGGATACAATTGCGGATATATTCTTACAGCAAATTTTAACTCGCCCTCGTGAATTTGATGTTATTGCCACAATGAATCTTAATGGGGATTACATGAGCGATGCAATAGCTGCTCAGGTCGGCGGGATAGGAATTGCTCCAGGTGCTAACATTAACTATGAGAATGGTTTCGCAATTTTTGAAGCGACTCATGGAACAGCACCAAAATACGCAAACTTGGATAAAGTTAATCCAAGTAGTCTTATCCTATCTGGGGTTATGATGTTTGAATATATCGGTTGGAATGAAGTTGCTGAAGTAATACTTCGTGGTTTGACAAAGACATTTCAGGACCGCATTGTTACTTATGACTTTGCACGATTAACTACAGGAGCCCAAGAGGTAAAATGTAGCGAGTTTGCTGGTGCTGTGGTGGCAAGATTTGGCAAAAACGGGCACTAA